TATTAAAAACAGCCCTCGGTACACAACAGGTTCCTCCGGGAATGGTTATAATAGGGCTTGCAATGATTTTGACGTTTTACTCGATGTCTCCGGTATTTGCCGAAATGTATCAAAAAGGCTCTGTTCCTTATGAAAAAACAGGTTCTATTGCCCTTGCGATGAAAGAAGGCTCTAAGCCGCTTAAAAATTTTATGATGCGTCAAACAAGGCAAAGCGATATCTCATTTTTTATACAAACACTCAGGGGAAAACCTCCTGCAACTCCTGATGATATAGGTATTTGGGAAGTTGCTCCGGCTTATATTATAAGCGAGCTGAAAACTTCATTTGAGATAGGTTTTATTATATTCATACCGTTCATTGTAATAGATCTTATCGTTGCAAACGTGCTTCTTGCCCTCGGTATGATGATGTTATCTCCGACAATTATATCTATGCCGTTTAAATTGCTGGTATTTATTGCTGTTGACGGGTGGGGGATGATAGTACATGGTCTTGTTCAGAGTTTTAACTGACGTAGCCCAACAGAAAAACTCAGGCAAATAAAAGAAAAAATCGAAAGGAACAAATTTCATGGATCTCCTGATGGAACATTTAGGAAAAGGAATAGTTGTAATGCTGATGCTGTCAATGCCTTCAGTACTGGTAGCAGCAGGTATCGGTCTTGTGATAGGTATTCTTCAGGCTGTAACGCAGGTACAGGAA
The bacterium genome window above contains:
- the fliP gene encoding flagellar type III secretion system pore protein FliP (The bacterial flagellar biogenesis protein FliP forms a type III secretion system (T3SS)-type pore required for flagellar assembly.), which codes for MNIDNLLKDLNPSMQLLILMTAITVLPFVFMCMTSFLRFVIVFSILKTALGTQQVPPGMVIIGLAMILTFYSMSPVFAEMYQKGSVPYEKTGSIALAMKEGSKPLKNFMMRQTRQSDISFFIQTLRGKPPATPDDIGIWEVAPAYIISELKTSFEIGFIIFIPFIVIDLIVANVLLALGMMMLSPTIISMPFKLLVFIAVDGWGMIVHGLVQSFN